CAAGTGCGAGACCACCGGCGGCACCGAGGAGCATACCAGAGCTaccactcttcttcttctctccttgaGGGTAggggttgttgctgttgtcaCCATAAGCGCGGTCACCCTCCTGACCATACTGACCTTGAGGAGCACCGTACTGGCCCTGGGGAGCACCATACTGGCCCTGGGGAGCACCATACTGGCCCTGAGGGGCACCGTACGGTGAGGGGGCACCGTAACCACCTGGAGCAGGCGATCCGTAACCGCCAGGGGCTCCATAGGGTGAGGGAGCACCATAGCCACCAGGAGCAGGAGAGCCATAGCCACCAGGAGCTGGGGAACCGTATCCGCCGGGAGCTGGGGAACCATATCCACCAGGAGCACCGCCGTAGCCGCGAGATCCATCAGAAGGCTGAGACTCATAAGGAGGACGAGAGTccgggggaggaggaggaggagcctgcTGAGCCTGGGGAGCCTCCCACTGGGTGCGACCGGTAGCTTGCTCAACGTAGTACCATCGCTGGGAATTTTGGTCGAACTGAGCAGTCCAGCCCTGAGGCAGAGGAGGACGATCGGAAGGAGGTTGATAGGCGGGTTGGGGAGGAGGGGCACCGtattgctgctgaggagcAGGGGAGCCGTATTGTTGAGGAGGGGGAGCGCCGTATCCCTGAGGAGCGGGCGAACCGtactgttgaggaggagcaCCGTATCCAGGCGCGCCGCCGTACTGCTgctggggaggaggagatgcgTATCCGTTGTCGCCGTAGGCGCGGTTACCTGGGGAAAATCAGTTTCACTACATCACGGAATTTGCCAGATCAGAAGATCTTACCGTcctgaggctgctgttgaggaggttgttgctgttgctgttcctccttcttgtcgccaaTTCCAAGGTTCTCAAACTCCTTGgcgatcttcttgaagaaagacatgatgggtGACTTCGGGATGGGGGGAAGTCTGCTGATAGGAGATAGAAATGCGggagggaaagaaggaaagaggTAGATGAGAAAACAGAAGGCCAAGAGAGAGCGACCAGGTTGTGTTTATATAATGGAGAATAGGCCTGAGGTGCAAGCGGAAAAGGGAAGGGCAGGTGCGACTCGCGCAGTTATCGACAGCCGGCAGACTTTCTTGGCAGGTGCCGACAGTGCATGAGTGGTGGAGTGAAGTGTCTCACGGCTAAGAAAGGAAAGAGCGCAGTGAATACGAATGGATCACGGCGTGGAAATGGTTCCGGTTGCTCCGTCAGTGAATCCTAGGCAGGCAATCCTCTATTCTACAGCTACAGGCAAATATTTGTTGATACTTTGGCACTTGATCTCGGATGAGGTAGCCGCCATAGTTAGTAAACAGCACAGGGCTGTCCAATTCCCGTTTACCCCTCCATCCAACACCCAACACCCAACGTCAAGCTCCAGGGACCTGTCTATCCACTCAACCTGCACGTACGAAGTGGCCAATCAATCGACCTTTGGTGACCCCTGCGGGCCGGTCCGGCGGGGCAGACAACGCTCGACGGGACCGCTAACTTAGCACTGTCAACAGATTGAAGCTTGTGCCTCGAGCCTTATTACAGACAGTGCGATATCATTATCATGCCTCATGTTTGGGAAACCTAGAGATGTAGTTTCGGATAACAAGGCTTCCAGCTTGCTACTTGaaacaaccaacaacagagaTTCATGCCCTCGTAACTACTAGGCCTGCACAGCACGACAAGACGTACGTTAGTTCCTGAGCACATGAAATGATACCCCACAACAAAGGCGTGGAGTCAACTGAAGCAGAGATCCGTCCCGGATTTCCCTCATCTGGTCTGACAGTCGCCCCAAACGCTCATGACACCCCAAAGGCGGCTCTGAAGCGCTGTAGTCTAGTCCATTGTGGCGAAGCAGATATACAAAAAGTCATAATTCGCGATTGATATGCTGTGCTCCTTGAGGGACATGTTGCTGAATAGGAGCAACACGCACGCCGCGTCACTTGTCTTTACAGCCGAGAGGCCGCCTGTGATGTTGGTCGATGAGGTAGAACTCAACCCCCAATATCAATCATGGGGGGTTTCATGTCGTCTCACAATATTGCCTCCCTTGTGACATGTATGAATGATTCACAGGCTCGTCTGCTTGTTGACACCTGTCTGACACTGCGGTGAGGGGGAGGGGCTCTTGCAGCGCCAAGACAAGTCCAGGTCTCTTGGCGCACCTTCCCCTCCAGCGGCCTCCAGAACATTCGCCATACAGGGGTATTCAGGGGAGCTCAGGGCTGGAGAATCAGGCCCGTTTATTCCGGCGGGGAGAGCTTTGGCTGCTTGCCCCTCTGCCCCTCTATAGGTCCCCTCCAGCTCCGTCATGGATCAGTGCCCGCTAAGCAGCACTGAATCGAGGGGAGCTCATTCCTGCATCCTGCAAGACTGAGGTGAGGCTGGTTGGCTTTGATTGACTGCTTTGCTTGCACTGCTGACCCGTTGTTGTTTCGTTTCTGCATCTAGCTATCCGAATCTCAAAGGCTCCCTCTTGCaccctttctcttcttctcatcgatCGCTTCTTTGAGCATCCTCACCTTTCACAAATCAGGCCAACCAACATGTCCTACTTTCCAGGTCAAGGGTATAacggaggcggaggcggcgGTAATGGCTATGGGTACGGTCCTCCATCtggccctcctcctccccagcAACAATACGGTGGTTACTCTGGGGACAACTCCGGATCGCGAAGATACCCTCCCCCGAATTAccctccacctcctcatcTCGATGCCTACGGATTTCCTCTCCCGCAGGGCCTGAACCATCACGCCCAACACGCTCGATCAGGACCTCCTCCCCCCTCTGTGCCCCAGCAGTTCGGTCATGGAGCCCCCGAAGGCTATACTTTCCAGTACTCCAGATGTACTGGTCGTCGCAAGGCACTTCTCATCGGTATCAACTACTTTAACCAAGAAGGCGAGCTGCGAGGATGTATCAACGACGTACACAATGTTTCGGCTTTCTTGGTAGAGCGCTATGGCTACAAGAGAGAGGACATGATTCTGTTGACCgatgatcaacaagatccagtCATGATTCCTACCAGAGAGAACATCATTCGGGCTATGGGTTGGCTTGTGTCGAACGCTCAGCCCGATGATGCTCTCTTCCTTCACTATTCCGGTATGTTGGCACATTGCTCATGAAGATGCTGTCTAACCAAGTTGTGTAGGCCACGGTGGTCAGGTCGAGGACCTAGACggcgacgaggatgatggatatgatgaATGCATTTACCCTGTCGATCACTCCCAGGCTGGTCCCATCATTGACGACGAGATCCATTTCCGTGTCGTCAAGCCCTTGGCCCAAGGTGTTCGTCTcactgccatctttgacTCGTGTCATTCTGCCACCGTCATGGATCTTCCATACGTCTACTCAACCAAGGGTGTTCTCAAGGAACCCAACCTTGCCAAGGAAGCCGCATTGGGTCTCTTTGACGCCTTCCAAGCGTACTCCAGTGGAGACGTTTCTGGAGCGGCTAAGTCGATGTTCAGCATGGCCAAGAATGCCTTTAACGGCGGCGATGAGGCTTATGAAAAGACCAAGGATACTCGAACATCGCCTGCCGATGTTGTGATGTGGTCTGGAAGCAAAGACGATCAGACATCGTGAGTAAATTCGTGCGAAGTAAGTGATTTCTCTAACAAGTATATTAGGGCCGACGCCACGATTAACGCTCAGGCCACCGGTGCCATGTCGTGGGCTTTCATTTCAGCAATCAAGGCCAATCCTAAGCAGAGCTACGTTGAGTTGCTGAACAGTGTCCGTGATATTCTCGAGACAAAGTATACTCAGAAGCCACAGCTTTCAAGCAGTCACCCTATTGGTAGGTCATCCCATCCGTGGTATCCGAATATCCCCTAACATTACTCCAGACACTGACCTCTTGTTTGTTATGTAACGCGGTGGAGCTGAAGACACGTCGGGGCCTTTTGCATGAAGCATGGGAAGATTGGGTCAGCGCACCTGCATTTTTAATGACTAGCTCTATGAACCGAATGAACGATA
This is a stretch of genomic DNA from Fusarium graminearum PH-1 chromosome 4, whole genome shotgun sequence. It encodes these proteins:
- a CDS encoding metacaspase-1 precursor, producing MSYFPGQGYNGGGGGGNGYGYGPPSGPPPPQQQYGGYSGDNSGSRRYPPPNYPPPPHLDAYGFPLPQGLNHHAQHARSGPPPPSVPQQFGHGAPEGYTFQYSRCTGRRKALLIGINYFNQEGELRGCINDVHNVSAFLVERYGYKREDMILLTDDQQDPVMIPTRENIIRAMGWLVSNAQPDDALFLHYSGHGGQVEDLDGDEDDGYDECIYPVDHSQAGPIIDDEIHFRVVKPLAQGVRLTAIFDSCHSATVMDLPYVYSTKGVLKEPNLAKEAALGLFDAFQAYSSGDVSGAAKSMFSMAKNAFNGGDEAYEKTKDTRTSPADVVMWSGSKDDQTSADATINAQATGAMSWAFISAIKANPKQSYVELLNSVRDILETKYTQKPQLSSSHPIDTDLLFVM